GGCACTGGTGCTGGTGGCGATTTTCGGGCCGTCGATCGTTAACGCCTCGATTGCGCTGACCTTCGTGGCCCTGCCGCACTACATCCGACTGACCCGCGCTGCGGTGCTGGTGGAAGTGCACCGGGACTACGTTACCGCCTCCAATGTGGCGGGTGCGGGTGCTCTGCGTCAGATGTTCGTCAATATTTTACCAAACTGCCTGGCACCGTTAATCGTGCAGGCGTCTCTGGGCTTCTCCAATGCGATCCTTGATATGGCCGCGCTGGGCTTCCTGGGTATGGGTGCGCAACCGCCAACGCCGGAGTGGGGCACCATGCTCTCCGACGTGTTGCAGTATGCGCAAAGTGCCTGGTGGGTAGTGACCTTCCCCGGTGTGGCGATCCTGCTTACCGTGCTGGCATTTAACCTGATGGGCGACGGTTTACGCGACGCACTCGACCCGAAACTCAAGCAGTAAGAGGCACCAGATGGCACTATTAAATGTAGACAAACTGTCGGTGCATTTCGGCGACGAAAAGGCACCGTTCCGCGCGGTAGACCGCATCAGCTATCAGGTCGAACAGGGCCAGGTAGTGGGCATTGTGGGAGAATCCGGCTCCGGGAAATCTGTCAGCTCGCTGGCGATTATGGGGCTGATTGATTACCCTGGCCGCGTGATGGCCGACAAGCTGGAGTTCAACCAGCGCGACCTGAAACGTATCTCCGAAAAAG
This genomic window from Erwinia sp. E_sp_B01_1 contains:
- the dppC gene encoding dipeptide ABC transporter permease DppC; the encoded protein is MSLIDPGSVTAAPKPMTPLQEFWHYFKRNKGAVIGLVYVVLMFLIAIFANVIAPHAPAEQFRDALLHPPVWQEGGSWSYLLGTDDVGRDVLSRLMYGARLSLLVGCLVVVLSLILGVIFGLIAGYVGGAVDAIIMRLVDIMLALPSLLLALVLVAIFGPSIVNASIALTFVALPHYIRLTRAAVLVEVHRDYVTASNVAGAGALRQMFVNILPNCLAPLIVQASLGFSNAILDMAALGFLGMGAQPPTPEWGTMLSDVLQYAQSAWWVVTFPGVAILLTVLAFNLMGDGLRDALDPKLKQ